The Neisseria yangbaofengii genome contains a region encoding:
- the dnaJ gene encoding molecular chaperone DnaJ yields MSNQDYYETLGVARSAGEDEIKKAYRKLAMKYHPDRNPGDKAAEEKFKEIQKAYDTLSDKEKRTMYDQYGHAAFEQGMGGGAGGFGGGFGGAQGFDFSDIFSQMFGGAAGGGRQPNYQGADLQVGVEITLEEAAKGIKKRINIPTYEECDVCHGSGAKPGTSATTCSTCRGSGTVHVRQAIFQMQQTCPTCHGTGKEIKDPCIKCRGEGRIKTSKTVEVNIPAGIDDGQRIRLSGEGEPGQHGAPAGDLYVNVRVKEHKIFERNGLDLHCELPISFAVAALGGEVEVPTLDGKVKLNIPHETQNGRRMRVKGKGIKSLRSSATGDLYCHVVVETPVNLTDRQKELLEEFESISTGLDRSQTPRKKSFLDKLGDLFD; encoded by the coding sequence ATGAGCAACCAAGACTATTACGAAACCCTCGGCGTTGCCCGCAGCGCCGGCGAGGACGAAATCAAAAAAGCCTACCGCAAACTGGCGATGAAATACCATCCCGACCGCAACCCCGGCGACAAAGCGGCGGAAGAAAAATTCAAAGAAATCCAAAAAGCCTACGACACCCTTTCCGACAAAGAAAAACGCACCATGTACGACCAATACGGCCACGCCGCCTTCGAGCAAGGCATGGGTGGCGGCGCGGGCGGTTTTGGCGGCGGATTCGGCGGTGCACAAGGCTTTGACTTCAGCGATATTTTCAGCCAAATGTTCGGCGGAGCGGCAGGGGGCGGCCGTCAGCCGAATTATCAAGGCGCAGATTTGCAGGTCGGCGTAGAAATCACCCTTGAAGAAGCTGCCAAAGGCATTAAAAAACGCATCAATATTCCGACCTACGAAGAATGCGATGTCTGCCACGGCAGCGGTGCCAAACCCGGCACATCCGCCACCACCTGCTCCACCTGCCGCGGCAGCGGCACAGTTCACGTCCGCCAAGCCATTTTCCAAATGCAGCAGACCTGTCCGACCTGTCACGGCACCGGCAAAGAAATCAAAGACCCGTGCATCAAATGCCGGGGCGAAGGCCGCATCAAAACCAGTAAAACCGTCGAAGTCAATATTCCCGCCGGCATCGACGACGGCCAGCGCATCCGCTTGAGCGGCGAAGGCGAACCGGGCCAGCACGGCGCACCGGCAGGTGATTTGTACGTCAACGTCAGGGTTAAAGAACACAAAATCTTCGAGCGCAACGGCTTGGATTTACACTGCGAACTGCCGATCAGCTTTGCCGTAGCCGCCCTCGGCGGCGAAGTCGAAGTACCGACTTTAGACGGCAAAGTCAAACTCAACATTCCGCATGAAACCCAAAACGGCCGCCGCATGCGCGTCAAAGGCAAAGGCATCAAATCTTTGCGCTCCAGCGCCACCGGCGATTTATACTGCCATGTGGTGGTGGAAACACCGGTCAACCTGACCGACCGCCAGAAAGAATTGCTGGAAGAATTTGAAAGCATTTCTACCGGACTCGACCGCAGCCAAACCCCGCGCAAGAAATCGTTTTTAGATAAGTTGGGTGATTTGTTTGATTGA
- a CDS encoding GAF domain-containing protein yields MHSLHLSHTGKTARYQELLPQIESVISGETNLIANLANTAAILKEAFGWFWVGFYLVEQEHQELVLAPFQGPLACTRIPYGRGVCGQAWARGETIVVEDVSRHPGHIACSSLSQSEIVVPLFDSDGCCYGVLDADDDKLAQFDETDARYLNELADILSRHAIK; encoded by the coding sequence ATGCATTCTCTTCACCTTTCCCACACCGGCAAAACCGCGCGTTATCAAGAATTACTGCCGCAAATCGAGAGCGTCATCAGCGGTGAAACCAATCTGATTGCAAACTTGGCCAACACCGCCGCCATCTTAAAAGAAGCGTTCGGCTGGTTTTGGGTCGGCTTTTATTTGGTTGAACAAGAACACCAAGAATTGGTGTTGGCTCCATTCCAAGGCCCGCTGGCCTGCACGCGGATTCCTTATGGACGCGGTGTATGTGGTCAGGCATGGGCACGCGGCGAAACTATTGTGGTTGAAGACGTCAGCCGACACCCCGGCCACATCGCTTGCTCGTCCTTATCGCAATCGGAAATTGTGGTGCCGCTGTTTGATTCAGACGGCTGCTGCTATGGTGTGTTGGATGCGGATGACGACAAACTGGCGCAGTTTGATGAAACCGATGCACGCTATTTAAATGAATTGGCTGATATACTCAGCCGCCACGCAATAAAATAG
- a CDS encoding terminase small subunit: protein MAAAQIYIENLPAGEALPTLAGLALYLGKNRSTLAEYTRQSPEIAAVAEQVQTMQEIRLINGGLTGEYNAAFAKLLLTKHGYSDKQEIDHTGTAISPPPPMSAAEIMAVLEKAKEIL, encoded by the coding sequence ATCGCAGCCGCCCAAATCTACATTGAAAACCTACCCGCAGGCGAAGCCCTGCCCACCTTGGCAGGCCTAGCCCTGTATCTTGGCAAAAACCGCAGCACACTGGCCGAATATACCCGCCAAAGCCCCGAAATCGCCGCCGTAGCAGAGCAGGTGCAGACCATGCAGGAAATACGCCTGATTAACGGCGGATTAACCGGCGAATATAACGCCGCCTTTGCCAAACTGCTGCTAACCAAGCACGGTTACAGCGACAAGCAGGAAATCGACCACACAGGCACAGCCATCAGCCCGCCGCCACCAATGAGCGCAGCCGAAATAATGGCTGTATTGGAAAAAGCCAAAGAAATCCTGTAA
- a CDS encoding protein-L-isoaspartate O-methyltransferase family protein, translating to MDFDKARFNMVEQQIRPWDVLDFNVLDALMDIPREHFVADNQQGLAYSDTELPLPNGHKMLEPKVVARLAQGLKLSKQDKVLEIGTGSGYATALLAELAGEVVSDDLDLEQQNRAKAVLDDLGYQNIYYAQNDGLAEHTEGAPFDAIYVGGGVHDVPETLKAQLKDGGRMVVVVGDKPVQRALLVTRNGNRFSQSVLFDTLISHLNDKTNRPFGNFDF from the coding sequence ATGGACTTTGACAAAGCGCGTTTCAATATGGTCGAACAACAAATCCGCCCTTGGGACGTGTTGGATTTTAATGTGCTCGATGCCCTGATGGACATTCCGCGAGAACATTTCGTTGCCGATAACCAGCAAGGTTTGGCGTATTCCGATACCGAATTGCCGCTGCCCAACGGCCATAAAATGCTGGAGCCGAAAGTTGTGGCGCGGTTGGCGCAGGGTTTGAAATTAAGCAAACAAGACAAAGTATTGGAAATCGGCACCGGTTCGGGCTATGCCACCGCATTGTTAGCGGAATTGGCCGGCGAAGTGGTTTCAGACGATCTTGATCTTGAGCAGCAAAACCGTGCTAAAGCTGTGTTGGACGACTTGGGCTATCAAAATATTTATTACGCGCAAAACGACGGCTTGGCCGAACACACCGAAGGCGCACCCTTCGACGCGATTTACGTTGGCGGCGGCGTGCATGATGTGCCCGAAACCTTAAAAGCACAATTGAAAGACGGCGGCCGTATGGTTGTCGTGGTCGGCGACAAACCGGTGCAACGCGCCCTGCTCGTCACCCGCAACGGCAACCGATTCAGCCAAAGCGTGTTGTTCGACACCCTCATCTCCCACCTCAACGACAAAACCAACCGACCTTTCGGCAACTTTGATTTTTAA
- the leuS gene encoding leucine--tRNA ligase: MQEQYQPSAIEPAAQQKWDDARIFNVSEDASKPKYYCLSMFPYPSGKLHMGHVRNYTIGDVLSRFKLLNGFNVLQPMGWDAFGMPAENAAMKNNVAPAAWTYDNIEYMKTQLKSLGFAIDWNREVATCKPEYYRWEQWLFTKLFEKGVVYRKNGTVNWDPVDQTVLANEQVIDGRGWRSGALIEKREIPMYYFKITDYAEELLNDLDKLEHWPEQVKTMQRNWIGKSRGMTVRFAVSDDSKQGLEGDDAQFLQVYTTRPDTLMGATYVAVAAEHPLATAASADKPELQAFIAECKAGSVAEADMATMEKKGVPTGRFVVNPLNGDKLEVWIANYVLWGYGDGAVMAVPAHDERDFEFAGKYNLPKKQVIAVGDNAFDANQWQEWYADKENGVLVNSGKFDGMDFQTAFEAIAAELQSSGAGEPKTQYRLRDWGISRQRYWGCPIPIIHCDDCGDVPVPEKDLPVVLPENVVPDGMGSPLAKMPEFYETQCPCCGKPAKRETDTMDTFMESSWYFFRYMSPEFSDGMIEPAAADYWGSVDQYIGGIEHAILHLLYARFFTKLMRDEGLVKVDEPFERLLTQGMVVCETYYRENEKGGKDWINPADVEVQTDEKGRPVSATLKADGLPVVISGTEKMSKSKNNGVDPQELINAYGADTARLFMMFAAPPEQSLEWSDSGVEGAHRFLRRLWRTVYEYLKQGGAGKAFAGSQDGLSKELKELRHKLHSTIVKVSDDYGRRQQFNTAIAAVMELLNQYDKTDTSGETGRAVAQEVLEAVTRLLWPIAPHISETLWSELNGTKLWEAGWPQADEAALVKSEIEIMVQVNGKLRGKLTLAADASKETVEAAALAHEGAVKFMEGKAPKKIIVVPGRLVNIVV; this comes from the coding sequence ATGCAAGAACAATACCAACCGTCCGCCATCGAACCGGCGGCGCAGCAAAAATGGGACGACGCCCGTATTTTCAACGTCTCCGAAGACGCTTCCAAACCGAAATATTACTGTTTGTCCATGTTCCCCTATCCCAGCGGCAAGCTGCATATGGGGCATGTGCGCAACTACACCATCGGCGATGTGTTGAGCCGTTTTAAATTGTTAAACGGTTTCAATGTGTTGCAGCCTATGGGTTGGGACGCTTTCGGTATGCCGGCGGAAAATGCGGCGATGAAAAACAACGTTGCGCCGGCGGCGTGGACGTATGACAACATCGAATATATGAAAACCCAGCTTAAAAGTTTGGGTTTCGCCATCGACTGGAATCGTGAAGTGGCGACCTGCAAGCCGGAATATTACCGTTGGGAACAGTGGCTGTTTACCAAACTGTTTGAAAAAGGCGTGGTGTACCGCAAAAACGGCACGGTAAACTGGGACCCTGTCGATCAAACCGTGTTGGCGAACGAGCAGGTGATTGACGGTCGGGGCTGGCGTTCGGGGGCGTTAATCGAAAAACGCGAAATCCCGATGTATTACTTCAAAATCACCGATTATGCCGAAGAATTGCTTAACGATTTGGACAAGCTGGAACACTGGCCGGAACAAGTCAAAACCATGCAGCGCAACTGGATCGGCAAATCACGCGGCATGACCGTGCGTTTTGCGGTTTCAGACGACAGCAAACAGGGTTTGGAAGGTGATGACGCACAATTCCTGCAAGTCTATACCACCCGCCCCGATACGCTGATGGGTGCGACTTATGTTGCCGTTGCCGCCGAACATCCGCTGGCAACCGCCGCATCCGCCGACAAACCCGAATTGCAGGCGTTTATCGCCGAGTGCAAAGCCGGTTCGGTTGCCGAAGCGGATATGGCGACGATGGAGAAAAAAGGCGTGCCGACCGGCCGCTTCGTGGTTAATCCGCTCAACGGCGACAAGCTGGAAGTGTGGATTGCCAACTATGTTTTGTGGGGTTACGGCGACGGCGCAGTGATGGCGGTTCCGGCGCATGACGAACGTGATTTCGAGTTTGCCGGAAAATACAATCTGCCGAAAAAACAAGTGATTGCCGTCGGCGACAACGCATTCGATGCAAACCAATGGCAAGAATGGTATGCCGACAAAGAAAACGGCGTGTTGGTCAACAGCGGCAAATTTGACGGCATGGATTTTCAGACGGCATTTGAAGCGATTGCCGCCGAACTGCAAAGCAGCGGTGCGGGCGAACCGAAAACCCAATACCGCCTGCGCGACTGGGGCATTTCCCGCCAACGCTACTGGGGTTGCCCGATTCCGATTATCCATTGCGACGATTGCGGCGACGTGCCGGTTCCCGAAAAAGATTTGCCGGTGGTACTGCCGGAAAACGTCGTGCCGGACGGCATGGGTTCGCCGTTGGCAAAAATGCCCGAATTTTACGAAACCCAATGCCCGTGCTGCGGCAAACCCGCCAAGCGGGAAACCGATACCATGGATACCTTTATGGAATCGAGCTGGTATTTCTTCCGCTATATGTCGCCCGAGTTTTCAGACGGCATGATCGAGCCTGCCGCCGCCGATTACTGGGGTTCGGTCGATCAATACATCGGCGGTATCGAACACGCCATTCTGCATTTGCTCTACGCCCGCTTCTTCACCAAACTGATGCGCGACGAAGGCTTGGTCAAAGTGGACGAACCGTTTGAACGCTTGCTCACGCAGGGCATGGTCGTCTGCGAAACCTATTACCGTGAAAACGAAAAAGGCGGCAAAGACTGGATTAACCCCGCCGATGTCGAAGTGCAGACCGACGAAAAAGGCAGACCCGTTTCCGCCACGCTGAAAGCCGACGGACTGCCCGTCGTCATCAGCGGTACGGAAAAAATGTCCAAATCCAAAAACAACGGCGTCGATCCGCAAGAGCTGATTAACGCTTACGGCGCAGACACCGCCCGCCTGTTCATGATGTTTGCCGCCCCGCCCGAGCAGTCCCTCGAATGGAGCGACAGCGGCGTAGAAGGCGCGCACCGCTTCCTGCGCCGCCTGTGGCGCACGGTTTACGAATACCTGAAACAGGGCGGAGCAGGCAAAGCGTTTGCCGGCAGCCAAGACGGTTTGAGCAAAGAACTCAAAGAATTGCGCCACAAACTGCACAGCACCATCGTCAAAGTCAGCGACGACTACGGCCGCCGCCAACAGTTCAACACCGCCATCGCCGCCGTGATGGAACTGCTGAACCAATACGACAAAACCGATACTTCGGGCGAAACCGGCAGAGCCGTTGCCCAAGAAGTGCTGGAAGCCGTAACCCGACTGCTGTGGCCGATTGCCCCGCACATCAGCGAAACCCTGTGGAGCGAATTGAACGGCACGAAACTGTGGGAAGCCGGCTGGCCGCAGGCAGATGAAGCCGCACTGGTGAAATCCGAAATCGAAATCATGGTGCAGGTAAACGGCAAACTGCGCGGCAAACTCACCCTTGCCGCCGATGCTTCCAAAGAAACCGTCGAAGCCGCCGCACTCGCCCACGAAGGCGCAGTGAAATTCATGGAAGGCAAAGCACCGAAAAAAATCATCGTTGTTCCGGGCCGTTTGGTGAACATCGTGGTGTAA
- the moaA gene encoding GTP 3',8-cyclase MoaA, translated as MLTDPFGRTVDYLRISVTDRCDLRCTYCLPKGFKGFSIPKEWLTIEELGRVASAFARLGTKRFRLTGGEPLLRKGLADLAAEINRQPGVEDISLTTNGTRLDKHAYALRQAGVRRLNISLDSLRRDCVTNITGSDCLPQVLDGIKAAKEAGFERIKINMVPLKGINDMDLDEMVAFCMEHGFILNLIEAMPMGTTGQAHAKVSLQPVLEELRQKFGLSPFEGKIGGGPARYWQSENNGFTLGLITPMSQHFCATCNRVRLSATGNIHLCLGQEDKAPLRDLLRDNCSDADLDQAIRDAIAMKPEKHEFVENPKKIIRVMALTGG; from the coding sequence ATGCTGACCGATCCATTCGGCCGTACCGTCGACTACTTACGGATATCCGTGACCGACCGCTGCGACCTGCGCTGCACTTATTGCCTGCCCAAAGGCTTCAAAGGTTTTTCCATTCCCAAAGAATGGCTGACCATTGAAGAACTCGGCCGCGTGGCTTCTGCGTTCGCCCGCCTCGGCACCAAACGCTTCCGCCTGACCGGCGGCGAACCCCTGTTGCGCAAAGGTTTGGCCGATTTGGCCGCCGAAATCAACCGCCAACCCGGTGTCGAAGACATTTCGCTCACCACCAACGGCACCCGGCTCGACAAACACGCCTACGCCTTGCGCCAAGCCGGTGTGCGCCGCTTAAACATCAGCCTCGACAGCCTCCGCCGCGACTGCGTGACCAACATCACCGGCAGCGACTGTCTGCCGCAAGTGCTCGACGGCATCAAAGCCGCTAAAGAAGCCGGGTTCGAGCGCATCAAAATCAATATGGTGCCACTCAAAGGCATCAACGACATGGATTTGGACGAAATGGTCGCCTTCTGCATGGAACACGGCTTTATCCTGAATCTCATCGAAGCGATGCCGATGGGCACCACCGGCCAAGCCCACGCCAAAGTCAGCCTGCAACCGGTATTGGAAGAATTGCGCCAAAAGTTTGGTTTAAGCCCGTTTGAAGGCAAAATCGGCGGCGGCCCGGCGCGCTACTGGCAAAGCGAGAACAACGGCTTCACTCTTGGCCTGATTACCCCGATGAGCCAACACTTCTGCGCCACCTGCAACCGCGTGCGCCTGTCCGCCACCGGCAACATCCACCTCTGCCTCGGCCAAGAAGACAAAGCCCCATTGCGCGACCTGCTGCGCGATAACTGCAGCGATGCCGATCTTGACCAAGCCATCCGCGATGCGATTGCAATGAAGCCGGAAAAACACGAATTTGTGGAAAATCCGAAGAAGATTATTCGGGTGATGGCGTTGACCGGTGGTTAG
- a CDS encoding rhodanese-like domain-containing protein, translated as MTIPQLSVIEFKKWQDEGREFHLLDVRTDDEVEICALPNAIHIPMNLIPLRHNELPDDGLPIVVYCHHGIRSLHTALYLADMGFEPLYNLQGGIDEWALQVDANIARY; from the coding sequence ATGACGATTCCGCAACTTTCCGTGATTGAATTCAAAAAATGGCAAGATGAAGGCCGCGAATTTCATTTGCTTGATGTGCGTACCGATGACGAAGTCGAAATTTGCGCCCTGCCCAACGCCATTCATATCCCGATGAACCTGATCCCATTGCGCCACAACGAGTTGCCCGATGACGGTCTGCCGATTGTGGTGTATTGCCACCACGGCATCCGCAGCCTTCACACCGCGCTTTACTTGGCCGACATGGGCTTTGAGCCATTGTATAACCTGCAAGGCGGCATAGACGAATGGGCATTACAAGTAGATGCGAATATCGCTCGTTATTAA
- the secG gene encoding preprotein translocase subunit SecG — translation MEAFKTVIWIVNIISALAVIVLVLLQHGKGADAGATFGSGSGSAQGVFGSGGNANFLTRSTAIAATVFFATCMAMVYIHSNTTRHGLDFSTVQQSRPAQTAPVPNNANTIPAAPVPASSAQQ, via the coding sequence ATGGAAGCCTTTAAAACCGTTATTTGGATTGTGAACATCATTTCCGCATTGGCCGTGATTGTGTTGGTATTGCTCCAACACGGCAAAGGTGCGGATGCCGGTGCGACTTTCGGTTCCGGCAGTGGTAGCGCGCAAGGTGTGTTCGGTTCAGGCGGTAATGCCAACTTTCTAACCCGTTCAACCGCCATTGCAGCCACCGTATTTTTCGCCACCTGCATGGCGATGGTGTATATCCATTCCAACACCACGCGCCACGGTTTAGACTTTAGCACCGTGCAGCAAAGCCGGCCGGCACAAACTGCACCTGTACCAAATAATGCAAACACCATACCTGCTGCACCCGTTCCCGCCTCATCTGCGCAGCAGTAA
- the tpiA gene encoding triose-phosphate isomerase, whose protein sequence is MQHEIGMWDQKWVIGNWKMNGRLQNNNALMHRFRIMPTAERVLIGLAAPTVYLLQLHNAMQIVLNNRILTCAQDVSRFPNNGAYTGEVSAEMLADIGTDIVLIGHSERSLYFGEKNEIQRRKMENVLNVGLIPLLCVGESLEEREAGQEQEVIAHQLSVLQGLDTKNIAVAYEPVWAIGTGKVATVEQIAEMHAFIHKQILSLCGNDVKIRILYGGSVKAENAADIFAVPHVDGALVGGASLSYDSFTAIIDAAQAS, encoded by the coding sequence ATGCAACACGAAATCGGTATGTGGGATCAAAAATGGGTCATCGGCAACTGGAAAATGAACGGCCGCCTGCAAAACAACAATGCACTCATGCACCGCTTCCGCATCATGCCGACCGCCGAGCGCGTATTAATCGGCTTGGCCGCGCCGACCGTGTATCTGTTGCAGCTGCACAACGCCATGCAGATTGTGTTGAACAACCGCATTTTAACCTGCGCCCAAGACGTCAGCCGTTTCCCGAACAACGGAGCCTACACCGGCGAAGTGTCCGCCGAAATGTTGGCCGACATCGGTACCGACATCGTCTTAATCGGCCACTCCGAGCGCAGCCTGTATTTCGGCGAGAAAAACGAAATCCAACGCCGCAAAATGGAAAACGTATTAAACGTCGGCCTGATTCCATTATTGTGTGTCGGCGAAAGCTTGGAAGAGCGCGAAGCCGGCCAAGAGCAGGAAGTGATTGCACACCAATTATCTGTATTGCAAGGCTTAGACACCAAAAACATCGCCGTGGCATACGAACCGGTTTGGGCGATCGGCACCGGCAAAGTCGCCACCGTCGAGCAAATCGCCGAAATGCACGCGTTTATCCACAAACAAATCTTGTCTTTGTGTGGCAACGATGTTAAAATCCGAATTCTTTACGGCGGAAGCGTGAAAGCTGAAAACGCAGCAGACATTTTCGCCGTGCCACATGTAGACGGCGCATTAGTCGGCGGCGCATCCTTGTCTTATGACTCGTTTACCGCCATCATCGACGCCGCGCAAGCATCATAG